One genomic segment of Arachis duranensis cultivar V14167 chromosome 4, aradu.V14167.gnm2.J7QH, whole genome shotgun sequence includes these proteins:
- the LOC107483299 gene encoding cell division control protein 2 homolog, which produces MDQYEKVEKIGEGTYGVVYKARDRVTNETIALKKIRLEQEDEGVPSTAIREISLLKEMQHRNIVRLQDVVHSEKRLYLVFEYLDLDLKKHMDSSPEFVKDPRQVKMFLYQILCGIAYCHSHRVLHRDLKPQNLLIDRRTNSLRTFTHEVVTLWYRAPEILLGSRHYSTPVDVWSVGCIFAEMVNRRPLFPGDSEIDELFKIFRIMGTPNEDTWPGVTSLPDFKSTFPKWPPKELANVVPNLDPAGLDLLSSMLCLDPSKRITARNAVEHEYFKDIKFVP; this is translated from the exons ATGGACCAG TACGAGAAGGTTGAGAAGATTGGGGAAGGAACCTACGGCGTCGTTTACAAGGCTCGCGACCGCGTTACCAACGAGACCATCGCTCTCAAGAAGATTCGCCTTGAGCAGGAGGATGAAGGCGTTCCTAGCACTGCAATTCGCGAGATTTCTCTCCTCAAGGAAATGCAGCACAGGAATATTGTTAG GTTGCAGGATGTGGTGCACAGTGAGAAGCGATTGTATTTGGTTTTTGAGTATCTGGACTTAGATCTAAAGAAGCATATGGATTCATCTCCTGAGTTTGTTAAAGATCCACGGCAAGTAAAA ATGTTCCTTTATCAAATTCTCTGTGGCATTGCTTACTGTCATTCACATAGAGTTCTTCACCGAGACTTGAAACCACAGAATTTGTTGATAGATCGCCGCACTAATTCACTAAGAACATTTACACATGAG GTGGTGACACTGTGGTACAGAGCTCCAGAAATATTGCTTGGATCTCGTCATTACTCTACCCCAGTTGATGTTTGGTCAGTGGGATGTATATTTGCAGAGATGGTAAACCGGCGACCTCTATTCCCTGGAGATTCCGAGATTGATGAATTGTTTAAAATATTCAG AATCATGGGCACCCCAAATGAAGATACATGGCCTGGAGTAACTTCATTGCCTGATTTTAAATCAACCTTTCCCAAGTGGCCACCTAag GAGCTAGCTAATGTGGTTCCAAATCTTGACCCCGCTGGTCTTGACCTCCTTTCT AGTATGCTTTGCTTGGATCCCAGCAAAAGAATCACCGCCAGGAATGCTGTAGAGCATGAATACTTCAAGGACATTAAGTTTGTACCATGA
- the LOC107483298 gene encoding protein CHUP1, chloroplastic-like — MREENNHPSENRSKVSKFADQNQPPKPQNPKGTTNNPIISRPRLSSSWGAHIVKGFAADKKSKLQSTIPTKKQQQQNLTTISDAVQNQKNQPPQSRVKRSLIGDLACSINGGAQVHPHGYPSHRRQSSTDLFTELDHMRGLLQESKERESKLHAELAECKKHNGEVDELVKKVALLEQEKHGLSEQLAALARVSSESGEVMVKGEKDSSVQDLELEVVELRRVNKELQMQKRSLTCRLSSLESQLSCLAKSSESDIVAKIKAEASLLRVTNEDLSKQVEGLQMSRLNEVEELAYLRWVNSCLRNELKNTCSPMDSDKPSSPQPHVNSSSGDCVSSFSDQSNRYLNCGSSGNRFNLMKKPKKWPITSDNLSQVECPDSIIEKNWMESEVAGGPQRRHSISGLNCSEEEVVLSKRRQSDCFVCTKEMEKEPSVPLLSVQQSGLEVVQREANKLLTCLDVEKRALRIPNPPPRPSCSISSKMKQESSAQIPPPPPPPPPPPPVNFTARSNTGTVKRAPQVVELYHSLMKRDSRRDSTNGALSDTTDVADVRSSMIGEIENRSSYLLAIKADIETQGEFVNSLIREVNNAVYQNIEDVVAFVKWLDDELCFLVDERAVLKHFDWPEKKADTLREAAFAYQDLKKLESEVSSYKDDPRLPCDVVLKKMVTLSEKMERTVYNLHRTRDSLMRNCKEFQIPLEWMLDNGIIGKIKLGSVKLAKRYMKRVAMELQAKSSLEKDSAMDYMLLQGVRFAFRIHQFAGGFDAETMHAFEELRSLASLLNKM, encoded by the exons GAGGGAAGAAAACAACCATCCATCAGAGAACAGGTCCAAAGTTTCAAAATTTGCAGACCAAAACCAACCCCCAAAGCctcaaaaccccaaaggaaCAACCAACAATCCAATCATCTCAAGGCCAAGGTTGTCTTCTTCATGGGGTGCCCATATTGTAAAAGGCTTCGCTGCAGACAAAAAATCCAAACTTCAATCCACAATCCCCACCAAAAAACAACAGCAGCAGAATCTGACAACAATCTCTGATGCTGTTCAAAACCAGAAGAACCAACCACCACAATCTAGGGTCAAGAGGTCCCTCATTGGTGACTTGGCATGCTCTATTAATGGTGGAGCTCAGGTTCATCCACATGGTTACCCTTCACATAGGAGACAATCTTCCACTGATTTATTCACTGAGCTTGACCACATGAGAGGGCTATtgcaagaatcaaaggagagaGAGTCGAAGCTTCATGCAGAGCTTGCTGAGTGTAAGAAGCACAATGGTGAGGTTGATGAGCTTGTGAAGAAGGTAGCATTATTGGAACAAGAGAAACATGGCCTCTCTGAGCAACTTGCTGCATTGGCCCGTGTCTCTTCTGAGAGTGGTGAAGTGATGGTTAAAGGGGAAAAGGATAGTTCAGTGCAGGATCTTGAGCTTGAGGTTGTTGAGTTGAGGAGAGTCAATAAGGAGCTGCAGATGCAGAAGAGAAGTCTCACTTGCAGGCTCTCTTCTCTTGAATCTCAGTTGTCTTGTCTTGCCAAATCTTCAGAG AGTGACATTGTTGCCAAAATCAAAGCTGAGGCATCATTGCTAAGGGTCACCAATGAAGACCTGTCCAAACAAGTAGAAGGTTTACAAATGAGTAGATTAAATGAGGTTGAGGAGCTTGCATACCTGAGGTGGGTGAATTCATGTTTAAGAAATGAATTGAAGAACACATGCTCACCAATGGATTCTGATAAGCCATCTAGCCCCCAACCTCATGTGAATAGTAGTAGTGGAGATTGTGTTAGTTCCTTCTCTGATCAAAGCAATAGGTACCTAAACTGTGGTAGTAGTGGAAATAGGTTCAATTTGATGAAGAAGCCGAAAAAGTGGCCTATAACTAGTGATAATTTGTCACAAGTAGAATGtccagatagtattattgagaAGAATTGGATGGAATCTGAGGTAGCAGGAGGCCCCCAAAGACGACACTCTATTAGTGGATTGAATTGTTCAGAGGAAGAGGTAGTCCTGAGTAAGAGAAGACAATCGGATTGTTTTGTATGTACCAAAGAAATGGAGAAGGAACCATCAGTGCCATTATTATCCGTTCAACAATCTGGTTTGGAGGTTGTCCAAAGAGAAGCTAACAAGCTTTTGACTTGTTTGGATGTCGAGAAGAGGGCCCTGCGCATTCCTAATCCGCCTCCGAGGCCTTCATGTTCTATTTCTAGCAAAATGAAACAAGAGAGTTCAGCTCAAATTCCACCTCCTCCACCTCCACCTCCTCCTCCACCACCTGTGAATTTCACAGCAAGAAGTAATACAGGGACGGTGAAACGAGCCCCACAAGTGGTGGAATTGTACCATTCACTTATGAAGAGAGATTCTAGAAGGGATTCTACAAATGGAGCACTCTCAGATACAACTGATGTTGCAGATGTTCGGAGCAGCATGATTGGAGAAATTGAAAATCGGTCGTCATATTTGCTTGCT ATAAAGGCAGATATTGAAACTCAGGGAGAATTTGTAAATTCATTAATTAGAGAGGTCAACAATGCAGTTTACCAGAACATTGAAGATGTAGTGGCATTCGTGAAGTGGCTTGATGATGAACTCTGCTTCCTT GTAGATGAGAGGGCAGTCCTCAAGCATTTTGATTGGCCAGAGAAGAAAGCTGACACATTAAGAGAAGCAGCATTTGCATATCAAGATTTGAAAAAGTTAGAATCTGAAGTTTCATCGTATAAGGATGATCCACGGCTACCTTGTGATGTCGTTCTAAAGAAAATGGTTACCTTATCCGAAAA GATGGAGCGTACCGTTTACAACCTTCATCGCACACGAGACTCTTTGATGCGTAACTGCAAGGAGTTTCAAATTCCTTTAGAATGGATGCTTGATAATGGAATCATTGGCAAG ATAAAGCTAGGATCGGTTAAATTGGCAAAAAGGTATATGAAAAGGGTGGCTATGGAACTGCAAGCAAAGtcatcactagaaaaagatTCAGCAATGGATTACATGCTTCTCCAAGGAGTGAGATTTGCTTTTAGGATCCATCAG TTTGCAGGAGGATTTGATGCAGAAACAATGCATGCATTTGAGGAACTTCGCAGCCTTGCCTCTTTACTTAACAAAATGTAA